GGGAGTCCAGGCGCCCGCCGGCCACCATCCGTCGGCGTGCCGGCCGGCGATGTCAAGCATCCGGGGGCCGCTGGCGCCGATCCAGATCGGCGGTGTCCGGCCCTCGTAGGGTTCGGTGTCCAGGCGCGCGTGGTGCAGCGAGTAGAACCGGCCCTCGAAGTCGACCGGGCCGTCGCTCTGCCAGAGCAGGCGGATCACCGTCAGGGCTTCCTCGAAACGGCCGACCGGACGAGAGAAGTCAAAACCGTAGGGCAGCGTGTTTTCGCTCTCGCCGCTGCCCAGGCCGAGGATGAAGCGCCCCTTGGCGAGGTGATCGATGGTCAGCGCGGTCTGCGCGAGCATGACGGGATGGCGGCGCACCGTGTCGACCACGGCGCTGACGATCGGCACCCGCTCGGTCAGCACGGCCGCCGCGGCCGCGACCGCGAGCCCGTCGAGGTGGCGGTGCGGCGACGGGGAAGCGGTGGCCAGGTCGGTGAACTCGGGAGTCCAGATCGAGTCGGGCCAGAAACTGACCATGTGGTCGGGCAGCCAGATCGAGTGGTAGCGGCCGCTGTCGAGTTCGCCCAGCCGGGACAGGTCGAGGGGGAGCGTGGTGCGCAGGAACGCCGCGGGGTGAACGGTCATCGAGAGATGATGCTAAGCACCCGCACAGCATTCTGTCGACGAATAGGTGGCTAATGCGGGCCCGCGAGCGTAACGCTGTGGCGAATTCCAGCCGTGAAAATCGCCGTGGCGTTACGCTCGCGGATCGCGAAAGGGTTGTTTAGCCCGAGATGATGAACTCTTCGAGCTGAGTGCGCGCGATGTCGTCGGGCAGCTGCTGCGGCGGGCTCTTCATCAGGTAGGCCGACGCCGGGATCACCGGGCCGCCGATGCCGCGGTCCTTGGCGATCTTGGCGGCGCGCACCGCGTCGATGATGACGCCGGCGGAGTTCGGCGAGTCCCAGACCTCGAGCTTGTACTCCAGGTTCAGCGGCACGTCACCGAAGGCGCGGCCCTCGAGTCGGACGTAGGCCCACTTGCGGTCGTCGAGCCAGCCGACGTGGTCGGACGGGCCGATGTGCACGTCCTTGGTCTTGAACTCGCGCTGCAGGTTGGAGGTCACGGCCTGCGTCTTGGAGATCTTCTTGGACTCGAGGCGCTCGCGCTCGAGCATGTTGAGGAAGTCCATGTTGCCGCCGACGTTGAGCTGCATGGTGCGGTCCAGCTGCACGCCACGGTCCTCGAAGAGCTTGGCCATCACGCGGTGGGTGATGGTCGCGCCGACCTGGCTCTTGATGTCGTCGCCCACGATCGGCACGCCGGCATCGGCGAACTTCTTGGCCCACACCGGGTCCGAGGCGATGAACACCGGCAGCGCGTTGACGAACGCCACGCCGGCGTCGATGGCGCACTGCGCATAGAACTTATCGGCCTCTTCGGAGCCCACCGGCAGGTAGGAGACCAGGACGTCGACCTGGGCGTCCTTGAGCGCCTGGACCACGTCGACGGCGTCGGCGTCGGATACCTCGATGGTGTCGGCGTAGTACTTGCCGATGCCGTCCAGCGTGGGGCCGCGCTGCACCGTCACGTTGGTGGGCGGCACGTCGGCGATCTTGATGGTGTTGTTCTCCGAGGCGAAGATGGCCTCGGACAGGTCGAACCCGACCTTTTTGGCGTCCACGTCGAACGCGGCCACGAACTTCACGTCGCGCACGTGGTACTGACCGAACTTCACGTGCATCAAGCCGGGCACGGTGCTGTTCTCGTCGGCGTCGTAGTAGTACTGCACGCCCTGAACCAGCGAAGACGCGCAGTTACCGACGCCGACAATGGCGACTCGTACCTCCGTCGACGCAAGCGGCGCGTTCTGCTCACTCATATGGGCGTTCTCCTAACCTCTGACCTCTGACTGGGATGCTGGGTTCGTGCAGGGATTATGTTTGCTCGGAGAGGCCGGGCATAGCCCGCTCCGCAGCGATGAGCTCGTTGAGCCACTTGACTTCGCGCTCACTGGACTCGAGCCCCAATTGATGAAGCTGGCGGGTGTAGCGGTCGAACGAGCTACTGGCCCGCGCCACGGCTTCACGCAGACCCTCCCGCCGTTCCTCGACCTGACGGCGGCGGCCTTCCAGAATGCGCATCCGCGCCTCCGCCGGAGTCCGGTTGAAGAACGCCAGGTGTACCCCGAAGCCGTCGTCGGTGTAGTTGTGGGGACCGGTGTCGGCCACCAGCTCACCGAAACGCCGACGGCCCTCGTCGGTCAACTGGTAAACGCGCCGGGCCCGCCGGACAGGCGTCCCGGCCGGCGCGGCGTCCTCGGCGATCAACCCTTCCGCCTGCATGCGGCGCAGGGCCGGGTAGAGCGAACCGTACGAAAACGCCCGGAACGCGCCGAGTAAACCGGTCAGCCGTTTGCGCAACTCGTAGCCGTGCATGGGCGACTCGATCAGGAGGCCCAGGATGGCGAGCTCCAGCATCGATTCACCCCCTCAAAGACGGTTTGCTTGACTAGTTACGACGATTCGACGCCTCGCGCAATCGTATCGTCCCGATATATTAGCCACAACACCACTCGGTGTTGGTTTGCAATTCGTCACAGCCCGTGGGGGGCGGGGCCGGACGTTACGTGGGCAAACTCATCTGCTTGACGGTGCCGTCACCGCCGAAGGCGATGTAGCCGCTGCCGTAGTCGCTGGAGACATACAGCGACAGCGTGAGCGCGCCGGGCGTGGTCGGGTCTTTGGCCGGCTCGACGATCAAGTACGTCGACTTCACGTCGGCCGGCTTGATGCGCAACGTCTCCGGCGCCCCGCGCATGATCCCCACCGTCGCGTTGACGTCGAACTTGCTCAGGTCGACCGGCGCGGGACCGTCCGAGGAACTCTTGGCCGAGCTGGTCGGATCGCCCCACCCGCCGCGGTAGGTGTAGGCCAGCACCCGCCGGTCGTCGGAGGGGTCCGGACGGTCCAGCGCCGCGTAGGTCGGGTAGATGACCAGCCGATAGCCCATGGTGTCGCCGAACCGTTTGCGCATCTGCTCGAGCAATCCCGTCAGGCCGCCGACCGAGTGCAGCTGCGTGGGCGGCGTCAGCACGACGGCGTTGACGCCGTCGGGCTTGGCTCCCGGGTCCGTGGTGAAGTCCAGCGGCGAGCGGGTGTTGCCGTAAAGGCCCCAACCGATCCCCATGCCCAGCAGGACCGCGACGACGAAGGCGGCGGCCAGCGGGCCCCGCCCGCCCGGCCGCGGACGTTTGGGCCGCGAGTCGAGCGCGGGCAATGGCCGGCTGGTGTTGGATTGCAGATCGCCCACCAGAGCCTGTAGGTCGCCGAGCGTCACCGCCTTGGTGGCCGCGCTGACCCGTTCGCGATGTTCCTCGGCGGAGACCTCGCCGTCGCTTAGCGCGTTGTCGAGGATCGCGCAAGTGTCTTGACGGTCGGTGTCCTTGGCGCGGGTGCTCGCCGTCACCCCGCCAGCGAGCGGTGTCCCGAGCCATTTCGCCACGGGATGATCGTAGAAGTCCGACTCCGGTTGGGCGCGGAAACCGCCATCGATCGCCGTGGGGCGGGCCGCCACAGTTTTGGTTGCGTATCACTGGTCGGGATGGCGTCGTACTCTGGTGGGCGTGCGACTGCAGCGACAAGTGGTGGACTACGCGCTTCGGCGGCGCTCACTGCTGGCCCAGGTGTACTCGGGCCGAACGGGCGTGTCCGAGGTGTGTGACGCGAACCCGTATCTGCTGCGCGCCGCCAAGTTTCACGGGAAACCAAGCCAGGTCATGTGCCCGATCTGCCGCAAGGAGCAGCTGACGCTGGTGTCGTGGGTGTTCGGCGAACACCTGGGCGCGGTCTCGGGCTCGGCGCGCACGGCCGAGGAGCTGGTGATGCTGGCCACCCGATTCGACGAGTTCGCGGTCCACGTGGTGGAGGTGTGCCGCACGTGCAGCTGGAACCACCTCGTCAAGTCCTATGTGCTCGGTGCGGCGCGCCCGGCATCTCCTCCCAAGGGCGGCGGGCGCTCGCGGACGGCGCGCAACGGCGCCCGCACGGCCACTGAATGAGCTCGAACGACGAAGGACGGCACAGCCAGTCGTCCGGTGACCAACGTGGGCCAGGCACTGAGCGGGCGGGCAACCACGACAAGGACGACCATTCCGACCGCGAGCGCCGGAGTGGCGAGCCTCAGAATTCCGGCCAACGGAATGCGCCGCCACCGTCCAATCGCCGCCGGCAGGGCCCGCCCGACGATCGCCTGACCACGATCCTGCCTGCGGTCAAAGATGACCGCGCGCCCCGGCGTTCCGATCCCATCGACGAAGTCAAAGCCGCCCTGGCCGGGCCCCCGTCGGCGCCCGTGCGGCGTGACGCGCTCGACGAGGTCAAGGCCGCCTTGGACCGCCGAGGGCCCGCGTCCGGCCGGCAGGAGCGTGCCAGCTTCGGAGGCCGCCCACCCGGCGGACCCCCGCCGCCGCCGCCGCGGCGTGGGGGGTCGGGGGGTTCCGACGGACCCGGCAGGCGGGCGGCCGGGCCGTGGCGTGACTGGCCCTGGACGCAGCAGGTCAACTGGCTGTGGGTGCGACGGGCGGCCTACCTATGTGCGGCCGTGTTGGTGCTGTTGCCCATCGTCACCTTCGGCATGGCGTACTTCATCGTCGACATTCCCAAGCCGGGTGACCTTCGTACCAACCAGGTTTCGACCATCCTGGCCAGCGACGGCTCGGAGATCGCCAAAATCATTCCCCCGGAGGGCAATCGGGTCGACGTCAACCTCAACCAAGTGCCCGTGCATGTCCGCCGGGCGGTGATCGCCGCCGAGGACCGCAACTTCTATTCCAACCCCGGCTTCGACTTCAGCGGCTTCGCGCGGGCGGTGAGCAACAACCTGTTCGGCAGCGGGGACCTGCAGGGTGGATCGACGATCACCCAGCAATACGTCAAGAACGCCCTCGTCGGCTCGGCGCAACACGGCATCAGCGGCCTGATGCGCAAGGCCAAGGAATTGGTCATCGCCACCAAGATGTCGGGGGAGTGGTCCAAAGACGAAGTGCTGCAGGCCTATCTGAACATCATCTACTTCGGCCGCGGCGCCTACGGCATTTCCGCGGCGTCGAAGGCCTACTTCGACAAGCCCGTCGAGCAGCTCACCGTGTCGGAGGGAGCGCTGCTGGCGGCCCTCATTCGGCGCCCATCCACCCTGGACCCGGCCGTCGACCCCAAGGGCGCCCTGGCGCGCTGGAACTGGGTGCTCGACGGCATGGTCGAAACCAAGGCGCTGTCGTCCAACGACCGTGCCGCGCAGGTGTTCCCGCAGACCGTGCCACCCGATCAGGCACGCGCGGAGAACCAGACGACCGGGCCCAATGGCCTCATCGAGCGCCAGGTGACCCGAGAGTTGATGGATCTGTTCAACATCGACGAACGGACCCTGAACACCCAGGGGCTGCAGGTCACCACGACCATCGACCCCAAGGCCCAGCAGGCCGCCGAGAAGGCCGTGTCGAAATACCTTGACGGACAAGACCCCGACATGCGTACGGCGGTGGTGTCGGCCGATCCGCACGACGGCTCCATCCGGGCCTACTACGGCGGCAGCGACGCCAACGGTTTCGACTTCGCTCAGGCCGGATTGCAGACCGGGTCGTCGTTCAAGGTGTTCTGCCTGATCGCCGCGCTCGAGCAGGGGATCGGCCTGGGCTATCAAGTGGACAGTTCGCCGCTGACCGTCGACGGCATCAAGATCACGAACGTCGAGGGCGAAAGTTGCGGGACGTGCAACATCGCCCAGGCGCTCAAGCAATCGTTGAACACCTCGTATTACCGGCTGATGCTCAAGCTCAAGGGCGGGCCGCAGGCCGTGGCCGACGCGGCGCACCAGGCCGGCGTCGCGACCAGCTTCCCCGGCGTGCCCCACACGCTGTCCGAGGACGGCAAGGGTGGACCGCCGAACAACGGAATTGTGTTGGGCCAGTATCAGACCCGAGTGATCGACATGGCTTCCGCGTATGCCACGCTGGCCGCGTCCGGTGTCTACCACCGGCCGCATTTCGTCCAGAAGGTCGTCAACTCCGACGGCCAGGTGCTCTTCGATGCGAGCAAGTCCGAGAACAACGGCGAGCAGCGCATCCCCAAGGCCGTCGCCGACAACGCCACCGCGGCCATGGCGCCGATCGCCAGCTACTCGCGCGGCCACGCCCTGGCCGGTGGCAGGCCGTCGGCGGCCAAGACCGGCACCACGCAGCTAGGTGACACCAACTCGGACAAGGACGCCTGGATGGTCGGTTACACGCCGTCGCTGTCGACGGCAGTGTGGCTGGGTACGGCCAAAGGTGACGAGCCACTCGTAACGGCTTCGGGCGCACCGGTTTACGGATCGGGGCTGCCCTCGGATATCTGGAAGGCCACCATGGACGGCGCCCTCAAGGGCACCTCCAACGAATCCTTCCCCAAGCCCACCGAGATCGGCGGCTATGCGGGTGTGCCGGCGCCGCCGCCCCCGCCGAAGCCGCCGGCGGAAACCGTCATTCAGCCCACCATCGAAGTGGCGCCGGGCATCACCATCCCGGTCGGTCCGCCCACGACGATCACGCTGGCGCCACCGCCGCCCGGGGGCGGCCCGCCGGGCTCTCCGGAGCCGGGTGGTGGTGCGCCGCCGGGTGGGCCCCAAGCGCCGCCTCCGCCGCCGTGACCGGGGACGCGGAACAGGGCGCCACGATTTCACCGCGGCCGCTGGCCGCGGACCTGCGGAGCGCCGATAACCGAGACTGCCCGAGCCGCACCGACTTTCTGGGCGCCGCGCTCGCCGACGTCGTCGGGGGCCCGGTCGGCCGGCACGCACTGATCGGCCGCGCTCGGTTGATGACCCCGCTGCGGGTGATGTTCCTGATCGGATTGGTGTTTTTGGCGCTCGGCTGGTCGACCAAGGCGGCCTGCCTGCAAAGCACCGGCACCGGCACCGGCGATCAGCGCGTGGCCAATTGGGACAACCAGCGCGCCTACTACGAGTTGTGCTACTCCGACACAGTGCCGCTCTACGGCGCGGAGTTGTTGAGCCAGGGCAAATTTCCCTACAAGTCGAGCTGGATCGAGACGGACTCCACCGGCGCCCAGCAGATCCGCTACGACGGCCAGCCCGCGGTGCGGTACATGGAGTATCCCGTGCTGACGGGGATGTACCAGTACGTGTCGATGGCGTTGGCCAAGACCTACACGGCGCTGAGCAAGGTGGCCCCGCTTCCGGTGGTCGCCGAGGTCGTGATGTTCTTCAACGTCTCGGCGTTCGGCTTGGCGCTGGCCTGGCTGGCCACCGTCTGGGCGTCTGCGGGCCTGGCCGGCCGGCGGGTCTGGGATGGGGCCCTGGTGGCGGCCGCACCGGTGCTGATCTTTCAGATTTTCACCAATTTCGACGCGCTGGCAACGGGATTCGCGATGGCCGGTCTGCTGGCGTGGGCGCGGCGCAAGCCGGTGCTCGCCGGTGTGCTGATCGGGTTGGGGGCCGCGGCAAAGCTGTACCCGCTGCTGTTCCTGGGTCCAATGCTGCTGCTGGGAATCCGTACCGGGCGGCTGCGGGCGTGGGGGCGCACCACGGTGGCGGCCGTGGCGACCTGGCTGTTGGTGAATCTGCCCGTGCTGGTGTTCTTTCCGCGGGGATGGTCGGAGTTCTTCCGGCTCAATACGCGACGCGGCGACGACATGGACTCGTTGTACAACGTCGTGAAATCGTTCACCGGCTGGCGGGGTTTCGATCCCAAGCTGGGGTTCTGGCAGCCGCCGACGGTGCTGAACACGGTGGTCGCGGTGCTGTTCGTGACGTGTTGTGCGGCAATCGCATTCATCATCTTGACCGCTCCGCGACGGCCGCGGGTGGTGCAGGTGGTGTTCCTGGTGGTGGCCGCCTTTCTGCTGACCAACAAGGTGTGGAGTCCGCAGTTCTCGCTGTGGCTGGTGCCGCTGGCGGTGCTCGCGCTGCCGCATCGCCGGGTGCTCCTGGCCTGGATGACCATCGACGCGCTGGTGTGGGTGCCGCGGATGTATTACCTGTACGGCAACCCGAACCGTTCGCTGCCCGAGCAGTTCTTCACCACCACGGTGCTGTTGCGCGACGTCGCGGTCATGGTGTTGTGCGCGCTCGTGATCCGCCAGATCTACCGGCCCGACGAGGATTTGGTGCGCTGGGGAGGACGGGTGGACGATCCGGCGGGCGGGCCGTTCGACCGCGCACCCGACGCCCCGCCGCAGTGGCTGCCGGACTGGCTGCGGCCGGTGGGGTCACGCCGCGCGAGCGCCCCCGCCTCCGACGACGCCGGCAAACAACCCGCGATGGCAAGCGACGTCGGCGCGACGTGACGTCATGATTCAAGTCGTCATCCCGATCTTTCCGCGCTTCACCGCGCTCGACGCGGTGGGCCCCTACGAAGTGCTGCAACGCATCCCGTCGATCGAGGTCGTGTTCGTCGGGCAGCGCCGCGGCGAGGTGCGGACCGAAAACGGAATGCTCGGCGTGACCTGCGACGCCACGTTCGACGAGGTGAGCGCACCGGACGTGGTGGTGTTTCCCGGCGGCATCGGCACCCGCCAACTGATCCACGACGAGGCCATCGGTGACTGGCTGCGGGCGGTGCATCCGCACACCAGGTTCACCACCTCGGTCTGCACGGGCGCGCTGCTGCTCGCCGCGGCCGGGCTGCTGGACGGGTTGACCGCCACCACCCACTGGGGGGCCGCCGACCTGCTCAACAGTTTGGGTGCGCGCTACGTGCCCGAACGAGTGGTCGAGCACCTACCGCAGCGGATCATCACCGCGGCCGGGGTGTCCAGCGGCATCGACATGGCGTTGCGGCTGGTCGAGTTGCTCGTCGATCGTCAGGCGGCGCAGGCCGCCCAGCTGCTCATCGAATACGACCCGCAGCCGCCCTTCGACTCCGGCGCGCTCGGCAAGGCCGATCCGGCGACGCTGGCCAGGGCCAAGGAATATATGGCCGCCCGGCGCTAGTGAGGTTGCCCCGCGGCCCGGATTTTTCTGGTCAGGCCGGTATCCGGTAGCCTTGGGCGGTTGCCGACGCAGGCGACCCTCCTGCCGCGGATCGACCGTGGCCGTTTGAGACCAGAGGAGGTGGTGAGGTTTCCATGCGTCCATACGAAATCATGGTCATTCTTGACCCCACGCTCGACGAGCGCACCGTTGCTCCGTCCTTGGAGACGTTCCTGAACGTCGTCCGCAAGGATGGCGGATCCGTCGACAAGGTCGACATCTGGGGCCGGCGCCGGCTGGCGTACGAGATCGCCAAGCACGCCGAAGGCATTTACGTCGTCGTCGACCTGAAAGCCGAGCCGGCGACGGTGTCCGAGCTCGACCGCCAGCTCAGCCTCAACGAGTCGGTACTGCGCACCAAGGTGATGCGCACCGACAAGCACTAACAATCGTGGCCGCGCCGTGGACCCACGGCGGGGTGCACCTGCGTAGGCTCAGCGAGGACACGCTCATGACATCCACTTCCGGAGCGGCGAGCAACAGCGTGGAACGAGGAGGAAACTGTGGCTGGTGACACCACTATCACCGTCGTCGGAAATCTGACCGCAGACCCTGAACTGCGGTTCACTCCGTCGGGTGCCGCCGTCGCGAATTTCACGGTGGCGTCGACGCCTCGGATCTATGACCGCCAGAGCGGGGAGTGGAAGGACGGCGAGGCGCTGTTCCTGCGGTGCAACATTTGGCGGGAGGCGGCCGAGAACGTCGCCGAAAGCCTCACCCGCGGCTCCCGCGTGATCGTCACGGGCCGGCTCAAGCAGCGCTCGTTCGAGACGCGCGAAGGTGAGAAGCGCACCGTCGTCGAGGTCGAGGTCGACGAGATCGGCCCCTCGCTGCGGTACGCCACGGCCAAGGTCAACAAGGCCTCGCGCAGCGGCGGCGGTGGCGGTGGCTTCGGCGGTGGGGGAGGCGGCGGATCCCGCCAGCAGCAGGCGGCGCCCGCGAGCAGCGCACCGGCCGACGACCCGTGGGGCAGTGCCCCGGCATCGGGCTCGTTCGGCGGCGGCGACGACGAACCGCCGTTCTAACAGAACTTCAGCAGTAGAAAAGGAAAAGAAAGACAGACATGGCCAAGTCCAACAAGCGGCGCCCGGCACCGGAAAAGCCGGTCAAGGCACGGAAATGTGTCTTCTGCGCCAAGAAGGATCAAGCGATCGACTACAAGGACACCGCGCTGCTGCGCACGTACATCAGTGAGCGCGGCAAGATTCGTGCGCGTCGCGTCACCGGCAACTGTGTCCAGCACCAACGCGACATCGCCATCGCGGTGAAGAATGCCCGCGAAGTGGCGCTGCTGCCCTTCACCTCCTCGGCGCGATAGGCGCTGAAGGCCAACTGAAAGTACGAAAACGATGAAGCTGATTCTGACGGCTGACGTCGACCACCTCGGTACCGTCGGCGACACTGTCGAGGTCAAGGACGGTTACGGCCGCAACTACCTGCTCCCGCGCGGTCTGGCGATCGTGGCCTCGCGCGGCGCGCAGAAGCAGGCCGACGATATCCGCCGGGCCCGCGAAACCAAGGCGGTGCGCGACCTCGGCCACGCCAACGAACTCAAGACGGCGATCGAGGCGCTGGGGCCGGTCTCGCTGCCCGTGAAGACCGCGGCGGATTCCGGGAAGCTGTTCGGCTCGGTGACCGCCGGCGATATCGTCGCCGCGATCAAGAAGGCGGGCGGCCCTAACCTGGACAAACGGATCGTCCGGCTGCCCAAGTCGCACATCAAAGCCCTCGGTACTCACCCGGTGGCGGTGCACCTGCACCCCGAGGTTGACGTCGAGGTCGCGCTCGAGGTCGTCGCGCAGAGCTAAGCGCCCGACATTTGCTCATTCCCGGCGGTGGCCCCTCTCGGCCGCCGCCGGGCTTCGTTGCGCTGCGGGCTTGCGGCGGACCTTCGTCCCGGACGGTCGCGGACGTGCTCCCTAGCGAACTATTTCCCGGGTACATTTCGGCGGCCCGCGTTACCGGCCCGTAACGCTGGGAAAATGTCGCGGAAAGCCAACACGCCCGGGACGGTAACCTGGCCCGACACGCCGTAGAGATTCTTGTCCACACTAATTTGATGGCGTTGTATGGCCGGTATCTGCGCCGATGTCCTCGCCCTTTGCATTAATCCACAGGTTCTCCACACCCCGCTCAACACAGGTGTCGACAGATATGCACACACGATGCACAGCTTCATGAACAGCTCCCCTTTTACCTAGTGGCCAGCAACGTCTAACGTCGTCCCGGCGCCGGACGTGCGGGCGCTCTGCGGCGAAGGTGTCAGGACCTTGACCTACCCTCAATGCCAGCTATCGAATGTATGTTCGGATGAATGGATCACGGGAGAAGGGAATCCATGGCGGTCGTCGATGATCTGACGTCGGGCATGGATGCATCGTCGCCGAGCGAGGATTTCGGGCGTCAGCCGCCGCAGGACCTGGCGGCCGAGCAGGCCGTGCTGGGCGGCATGCTGCTGAGCAAGGACGCCATCGCCGACGTGCTCGAACGGCTGCGTCCCGGGGACTTCTACCGCCCCGCGCACCAGAACGTCTACGACGCGATCCTGGATCTGTACGGGCGTGGGGAGCCGGCCGACGCCGTGACGGTCGCCGCGGAATTGGACCGCCGCAACCTGCTGCGTCGAATCGGCGGTGCGCCCTATCTGCACACCCTGATCTCGACGGTGCCCACCGCGGCCAACGCCGGCTACTACGCGACCATCGTGGCCGAGAAGGCGCTGCTGCGGCGCCTCGTCGAGGCCGGCACCCGGGTGGTGCAATACGGCTACGCGGGCGCCGAGGGTGCCGACGTGGCCGAGGTCGTCGACCGCGCGCAGGCGGAAATCTACGAGGTGGCCGAGCGGCGCACGACGGAGGATTTCGTACCGCTCGAGGATCTGCTGCAGCCGACGATGGACGAGATCGACGCCATCGCCTCCAACGGCGGTGTGGCGCGCGGCGTACCGACCGGCTTCACCGAACTCGACGAGGTGACCAACGGCCTGCACGCCGGGCAGATGATCATCGTGGCGGCTAGACCTGGAGTCGGGAAAGCTCTCGCGTTGGACACGCTGCTTCCCACACCGACGGGCTGGACGACGATGGGTGATGTCGCGGTCGGTGACGAGTTGCTCGGCGCCGACGGACAGCCCACGCGAGTCGTGGCGGCGACCGACGTGATGCTGGGACGGCCGTGCTACGAGGTGGAATTCTCTGACGGGACAGTGATCGTCGCTGACGCGGCGCATCAGTGGCTTACCGAGACGCGCGCGTCACGGAAGTCAGCGCAGGCGGCGGCGGTGGGTTACAACCGGTACAAGAATCAACGCACCTTTGCCGCGGTGCGAACGACGGCCGAGATCGCCGGAAGCTTGCGCTGCCCCACTCAAGACCGGCGACTGAACCACAGCGTCGTCAACTCGCGTGCCCTGGTCTTACCGGATCGCGAATACCTGGTGCCCCCTTACACACTCGGCGCCTGGCTCGGAGACGGCACCAGCGCCGCAGCCCAGATCACCGCGGTCGATCCTGAAATCGTCATGCGCATCGAAGCGGACGGCGTCGTCGCGGTTCCCTCGGAATCCGCGCGGTACCGCTACCAGCTCCGTCTGCCGGCTCATCCTGATCAAGCCCCGCGCCAGTGCGTGGTCTGCGGCACGTCGTTCATCCCCCACACCAGTCAGGTGCGGACCTGTGGACGCTCGTGTGGCGGCCGGGCACGATTTATTTCCGACGCGGTACCCAGCCCCACCTGCGACCGTTGCGGGGGACCATCCGTGGGGCTGCGACTGTGCCAGACATGCCACTCCACGGTCGGCACCTTGCAGGCGCGCCTGCGCACAATCGGAGTGCTTGGAAACAAGCACATCCCCATGGAATACCTGCGGGGATCCGAGGCGCAACGGCGCGAGTTACTCGCTGGCTTGCTCGATACCGATGGAACCGTGACAGCCGGTGGTGCCGTGCAGTTTTCAGTCACAAACCAGCGGCTCGCGTGCGATGTCGCCGAGCTGATCGTCAGCCTTGGCTATCGCTGCCA
The sequence above is drawn from the Mycobacterium marseillense genome and encodes:
- a CDS encoding glycosyltransferase family 87 protein, translating into MTGDAEQGATISPRPLAADLRSADNRDCPSRTDFLGAALADVVGGPVGRHALIGRARLMTPLRVMFLIGLVFLALGWSTKAACLQSTGTGTGDQRVANWDNQRAYYELCYSDTVPLYGAELLSQGKFPYKSSWIETDSTGAQQIRYDGQPAVRYMEYPVLTGMYQYVSMALAKTYTALSKVAPLPVVAEVVMFFNVSAFGLALAWLATVWASAGLAGRRVWDGALVAAAPVLIFQIFTNFDALATGFAMAGLLAWARRKPVLAGVLIGLGAAAKLYPLLFLGPMLLLGIRTGRLRAWGRTTVAAVATWLLVNLPVLVFFPRGWSEFFRLNTRRGDDMDSLYNVVKSFTGWRGFDPKLGFWQPPTVLNTVVAVLFVTCCAAIAFIILTAPRRPRVVQVVFLVVAAFLLTNKVWSPQFSLWLVPLAVLALPHRRVLLAWMTIDALVWVPRMYYLYGNPNRSLPEQFFTTTVLLRDVAVMVLCALVIRQIYRPDEDLVRWGGRVDDPAGGPFDRAPDAPPQWLPDWLRPVGSRRASAPASDDAGKQPAMASDVGAT
- a CDS encoding DJ-1/PfpI family protein; the protein is MIQVVIPIFPRFTALDAVGPYEVLQRIPSIEVVFVGQRRGEVRTENGMLGVTCDATFDEVSAPDVVVFPGGIGTRQLIHDEAIGDWLRAVHPHTRFTTSVCTGALLLAAAGLLDGLTATTHWGAADLLNSLGARYVPERVVEHLPQRIITAAGVSSGIDMALRLVELLVDRQAAQAAQLLIEYDPQPPFDSGALGKADPATLARAKEYMAARR
- the rpsF gene encoding 30S ribosomal protein S6, whose product is MRPYEIMVILDPTLDERTVAPSLETFLNVVRKDGGSVDKVDIWGRRRLAYEIAKHAEGIYVVVDLKAEPATVSELDRQLSLNESVLRTKVMRTDKH
- a CDS encoding single-stranded DNA-binding protein, translating into MAGDTTITVVGNLTADPELRFTPSGAAVANFTVASTPRIYDRQSGEWKDGEALFLRCNIWREAAENVAESLTRGSRVIVTGRLKQRSFETREGEKRTVVEVEVDEIGPSLRYATAKVNKASRSGGGGGGFGGGGGGGSRQQQAAPASSAPADDPWGSAPASGSFGGGDDEPPF
- the rpsR gene encoding 30S ribosomal protein S18, coding for MAKSNKRRPAPEKPVKARKCVFCAKKDQAIDYKDTALLRTYISERGKIRARRVTGNCVQHQRDIAIAVKNAREVALLPFTSSAR
- the rplI gene encoding 50S ribosomal protein L9 encodes the protein MKLILTADVDHLGTVGDTVEVKDGYGRNYLLPRGLAIVASRGAQKQADDIRRARETKAVRDLGHANELKTAIEALGPVSLPVKTAADSGKLFGSVTAGDIVAAIKKAGGPNLDKRIVRLPKSHIKALGTHPVAVHLHPEVDVEVALEVVAQS
- the dnaB gene encoding replicative DNA helicase translates to MAVVDDLTSGMDASSPSEDFGRQPPQDLAAEQAVLGGMLLSKDAIADVLERLRPGDFYRPAHQNVYDAILDLYGRGEPADAVTVAAELDRRNLLRRIGGAPYLHTLISTVPTAANAGYYATIVAEKALLRRLVEAGTRVVQYGYAGAEGADVAEVVDRAQAEIYEVAERRTTEDFVPLEDLLQPTMDEIDAIASNGGVARGVPTGFTELDEVTNGLHAGQMIIVAARPGVGKALALDTLLPTPTGWTTMGDVAVGDELLGADGQPTRVVAATDVMLGRPCYEVEFSDGTVIVADAAHQWLTETRASRKSAQAAAVGYNRYKNQRTFAAVRTTAEIAGSLRCPTQDRRLNHSVVNSRALVLPDREYLVPPYTLGAWLGDGTSAAAQITAVDPEIVMRIEADGVVAVPSESARYRYQLRLPAHPDQAPRQCVVCGTSFIPHTSQVRTCGRSCGGRARFISDAVPSPTCDRCGGPSVGLRLCQTCHSTVGTLQARLRTIGVLGNKHIPMEYLRGSEAQRRELLAGLLDTDGTVTAGGAVQFSVTNQRLACDVAELIVSLGYRCQTSTKRVRGRHESTSTAYTLTFSTEDKVFALERKAIVHKERRAATGTARSGSRFIVDVRPVETVAVRCVEVDNNSHMYLASNAMIPTHNSTLGLDFLRSCSIKHRMASVIFSLEMSKSEIVMRLLSAEAKIKLADMRSGRMSDEDWTRLARRMSEISEAPLYIDDSPNLTMMEIRAKARRLRQKSDLRLVVVDYLQLMSSGKKVESRQLEVSEFSRQLKLLAKELEVPVVAISQLNRGPEQRTDKKPMLSDLRESGSLEQDADMVILLNRPDAFERDDPRGGEADFILAKHRNGPTKTVTVAHQLHLSRFANMAR